The genomic DNA atacaaaataaagacaaGGAGGGAGAGGGCACTAGAAAttgggaggaaaagggaaaacttAATGTAGAAAGTGTCATTTGGGAAGAGTTTCAAGGAAACAAGGAATTCTAAGAAGGGAAGTGGACATTGCATTTCACGCATGAGGGAAAGCAAGTGTTTGGGGATGGCAGATGACATGTCATTCATAAGGAATTTGGGTCATTCTTGAGGTGTAGTTTGGTTGGACCACAAAATTCTTGAAAAGAAGCAATGTTTTAGCAAGGCAATTTAAGAGAATTATTCATTCATTGTCCCAGtcactttcttaatttcttgGCAAAAGTTTTATCTGtgctcaagaaagaaaaaaggtcttTGGACATCATAAAGGAGTCAGGGCATAAAGCATGAAGGTGGGAGTATGGTCTGTGAAGCCCACCTACACCTTCCTAGCAAGCTGAAAGTATTCACTCCTTCTTTATATactcctggatttttttttggtctggatcTCTCTTTTACCATCATCACATCAATTTTTATACTTACCTATGTATATGTCACTTCCCTCTTGGAAGAATATAGTTACTTGAGTATAGGGactagttcaatttttttcttttatccactGTTCATTCTTACACAATATCTTAAACATAGGTACTTATATAGGTAGGTATTTAATAACAACTTCTTAATGAATTAATTGAAGTGAGTTAATATATATTCATGGACTTTGAGTGTAGtgtataaattcaatttaatgcacatttattaagtgtctactatatgccaAGTACTGACCTagctatacaaaaaaaaagatttttgttgttcagttgtttcagtcatatcccaCTCTTCATGACATCATTTTGGGGTTTCCTgggcaaacagaaaaaaaagaggatttttcAAGTAATTACTATATTGGGGAATCATTCTAAGGCTTGTTCTATGCCCAAGTGCAAACACTCCAGTTGATCAAGTGAGAGGCTTCCTAAGGGGCACcagaaatattatttgttcttCCAAACAACACTATTTGAACGGTCACACAGCCTGAAATGACAGGGAAGGAAGACATTCACCACTTGATTATAGAATCTTGTTACCGAGATGGTTCTTGCTGATATGAAAACATCATTCAAGCATTCCTTGTAAAAGTTTATGACATTCATCATCACTATCCACATTTCCTGTTTGATCTTTATTGGAGATTAAGTCTTTAAGTATAtggatattctttctttctttctaatgcAATACAATTCACCAAGCAGCATGAAATAAAAgtaaagggggaagaggaagaacagAGATGGAGATCTGGAAGTTAcctggaaaagggagaaatgggAAGATCTCAAATATAAACACCCTGTATCACAAATGTGCTTCTTATCTGTCCTATTTCTCAGTCAATGAATATGactcttgaatttcttttgtatttacaaGCTTTTCTTGCTTAATGCATTTTAGTCATTGTTCTTGCACTAATTAATAGACAAATCGCTTCCCCTTCAGAGTGTTAGTTTTCCCCTCTATAATCGGAGAGGCTTACATTAAAGATACCTAAGGTTACTACTGATTTTAATGTTCTGCTATCCTAAGTGTATTTTTCTATACGCTCCCTATTGAGTTTCCTTGTGATTTCTCTCTTTAATTACTTCTCAATATTAATCCTTTCCTCAATCAAACCAGTATTGGGTTAATATTATGTcaagtcaattaaaaaaacatttcttacaTGTCTACCCTCTCCTAAAGTCCTGCATTCTCATTTTAGAATGGATGCAACTAATTTCTTGAAGGTTGAACAATAGACCTCTTATCTGAGAGGTGCTAATGAACTGAGGAAGGCTTCAAGTTTGAGCCTGGTGATGGATCATACATCCATTCTTCAAGGTCCTGTCTagctaaagtcagaaagattaaATACACATTAGCCATGAGGTAATAAATGTTCAGCCAAAGCAAATCTCAAAGATCATCTACTAAATTGTAGAGGGGATGTGATCTGATAAgattataggattatagatcAAGAACTTAAAGAGACCTTAAAAGTCAActagtccaaatccttcattttacaaatgaggaaactgaggcccaaaaggtgacttttaagtgacttttctaaggcTTTTATCAGTAAAGAAACTATTCATACCAGCCAAATCACAAATTCTTGAATAAATGAAATCTATCCAAagtataatattccattaaacaTGCCAAGGAAAACAGCACAGTCTTAGTTTTCTAGGAACTTAGAATCTATTAAGGATCATATGATGTGTAAACAGAGAAGTATAGCACAAAGTAGGATGTGATGTGggcaaaaggaaaaattcaaacagTTTTCTAGGAACACTGGAGGAAGGAATGCATTCTGGGCATGAGAAACATCCCACATAAATGCACAAGGACAGGAGGCAGTAGGTTGATTTTGGGTAATAACTAAGAGTTCACCTTGATTGAAACCGAATTACATGAAATAAGAACCAAATTGTTGAGGGACTTAAATGCCCtgctaaattaaaaaatttatgtgTTAACTACTAGCAATTGGAAACCACTGATGATTTTTGAATAGAGAAATTATGTGATCAAACCTGTGCCATAAGAAGATTGTTTCATCAATACTGTGAAGGATGAATTGATGGAAGGAAGATGGGAATAGGATCTGTAGGCAGAGAGATGCAGTTGTATTGTAAAGTTTTATCTGTTCCTCCCCTGCAAGGTTTACAACATAATTAAGCAATATGATGCCtcactatatatacacacacacacacacatacacacacacacacacacacacacacacacacacacacacacacatatatatatatattatatttacatagataCAATTGAAATAAGGTAACAATATAAAGTATGTATTTACATCTCAAAAATACAAACAATGATAGCAGGTTCTTAATTTTGACAGATTGACACATAAAATAGAATGGAAGAGGCTATCCTGCCTAATCAAACTTCAGTGAGTTATTTCCGGTTGCGAGGTCTGTCCACCAACGAGAAAATACAGATGACTGTATTTGCAGtgtttctcattttctatatCCTGACTCTGATGGGTAACATCCTCATTGTCATCACTATCATCTATGATCGCCGACTCCACACTCCCATGTATTTCTTCCTTAGCAACTTGTCCTTCATTGATGTCTGCCACTCCACTGTCACAGTCCCCAAGATGCTAGTAGACACCTGGTCTGAAGAGAAGCTAATCTCCTTTGATGAGTGTGTGGTTCagatgtttttcttgcatctctttgCCTGCACTGAAATTTTTCTCCTCACAGTCATGGCCTATGATCGCTACGTGGCCATCTGCAATCCTTTGCACTATATGACAGTGATGAACTGGAAGGTATGTGTACTACTGGCTGCAGCACTCTGGATTGGAGGAACAATTCACTCAGTGGCCTTTACTTCCCTCACCATCACACTGCCATACTGTGGTCCTGATGAGATTGATAACTTCTTCTGTGATGTGCCCCAGGTTATCAAACTGGCCTGCACAGATACTCGAATCATTGAGATCCTCATTGTCTCTAACAGTGGGTTGATCTCTGTGGTCTGTTTCATAGTACTGTTGGTCTCCTATGCTGTTATCCTGGTATCACTGAGGAAGCGGATTTCATCAGGCAGGCGCAAAGCCCTATCAACCTGTGCAGCCCACCTCACAGTCGTCACACTTTTCTTGGGACACTGCATCTTCATCTATTCCCGCCCTTCCATCAGCCTTCCTGAAGACAAAATAGTGTCTGCATTTTTCGCAGCTATCACCCCCTTTCTGAATCCTCTCATTTATACACTGAGGAATGAGGACATGAAAAGTGCCTTGTACAAGTTaacagggaggaaggaagggaaagaagaaaagtgaaaattatcCTCAACCCTATGCTCTCTGCTTTTCAAccaattattcaatatttattgcaTAGTTATGTGCTAGTCACTcaggagaataaaaaaaatgaatgagttgcATTCTCTaacttcaaataattaaaaaatttcataatagAAAGTAATAGGTGCTTAGGAAAAGTACAAAGTGATATGAGAGTCTGGAGGAAGAAGAATTCACTTTTTGCTTAGGGAATCAGAGAAGAGATATTGAAATACTGGCCAGTATTTCAGGAGGCAGTTTATAGAGTTGGAATAATAGTAAGCAAAGGCCTGGAGGAAAACTgagtgaggggaggggaagaatatggtttaaaaaaaagtaaatcatgGTAATGAGACTGaatagaaaattattgaactagcAAAGTAGAAAGTAATAAGAATCTGAACTATTATAGTAATATATTGTAATGGAAAAGGGAggtaagaaacaaaatataacatGAAAGTAGAATCATTGGTACTTCATGCCTGGGATAATGAGGGGCAAAAGAGAATCATTCAGGTGCTCTTCAATTGAACAAAAGGAGCAGAGAAAACTACCCAGGTTTAGATCAATTCATACTTGCCAATCACAGCAATAGAGGCTCTCACTCTAAGTCACATTAAAAGACAAGGAAGTGCTTAATGTAATGGGCAAAAATCTCATTCCATGTTCTTCTCTTAAAATGTGTAACCTTAggaagttacttaatttctcatgACCTTGAATATTTCTTctgtaataaaggaaaataatacttaattgaaattttattttatttttgtaattacaTTCATTGGCAGCATTTCAATATtcttccatttgcaaatttatgagtttcacatttttctacaccctcctttcctttcctcccttatcATGGCAGCAGTCTAATAAATGTtgaacatgtacatttgtgtttaatatatttacatattagtcatttagtgaaagagaaattagaacaaagaggaaagaaaaaaaccataagGAATGAAAAGCATagaagaactttttaaaaagggaacacagtatgcattcagactttgggaaatttttctttaaatgtggaTGTAATTATCCACATtagatctctcagggttgtccatgatctctgaactgctgagaggatctgaatccatcatagttgatcatctcacagtgctaTTGTTAATGTatagtgttttcttggttctgcttactttattcaTCATCATCTGGTTTAAtgctttccatgcttctctgaagtcatgatttctttttacttaatttttttacttaatttctttttacttaatattttatttatttgcttttctgacactatgcaaaggtagtttttaaccaatcatttatgaaaagttttgaattttacatttttctttccttccttccctccacttttccccaacataaagcaatctgatatagattctACATGTATAACCCTGCTAAACAAAGGTCCATATTGATTAtgtgtaagagaagaatcagactgaaaaggaaaacaacttttaaaaattgaagataattaagttttgatcttcatttaaattccataattctttctctgatatggatagtattttgcatcacaaattttttaaacttgtctttgattattgtactgctgaaatgaacaagtccatcatggtttataatcaccccatgttgttggtATTCTTAATAAAGAtttctgattttgctcatttcattcaacttcaattcatgcaagtatttccaggcttttctgaacttccatccctcattatttcttttttttatgattcatttatttattttcactttactacaataatcttgttgtgaaagtaaacataatcctccctaCCCCTGATGGAGAAAGCTCAAAAAATatagtgagaggaaaagaaaaaaatatatttcagtctatgttcagataccatcagctttgtctctgggataggttgcattctttatcattagtccatCTGAGAAGttacttaaataatttttcccacAGTGGCTGTTAACTAGAtttacctccattctattcctccccactcccaatcATGCCATTCTCTCTCTGCTTCCAtcatgtccctcctcaaaaatgttttatctGACTACCCACTCCCATgaccttccttctcttctgtcacctacatTCCCATCTCCCTTCCCACTGAcccctttcttccattccttccctctcctttttcctctaaagtAAAGATAAATTTCTATCTTAGGGTATCTAATTGAGTATCTGATTAGGTATCTAATTGGGTATCTAATACTCAATTGAGTTTGCATGTTTTTTCCCTGCTGAGacacactcttttttttaggtttttgcaaggcaaatggggttaagtggcttgcccaaggccaaacagctaggtaattattaagtgtcttagaccagatttgaacccaggtaattctgacttcagggccactgctttatccactgcaccacctagccacccctgagacaCTCTTGACAAgagtgaaggttcactcattccctctcacctacCCCCTTCCACTCAATAGCCTCttttaatgtaaaatatcttaacccattctacctcttttcactttcacccattgactcaatCTTTATAATAcatattaccttttttttaggtttttgcaaggcaaacagggttaattggtTTGCCCAAGGATACATATTAcctttatataatatgtattacctttatattcagctccctcctgcctggtctatatatattccttctgtcctaataaatgaggttcatataagttatcagtatcttcttcccatgccaGAATACaggcagttcaacatcattaaatccctcataaatTGCCCTTCCTGtgcaccctctctatgcttcagctgagtcctatacttgaagatcaaactttctggtcatttcatcaggaaagtttgaaagttccctatttcactgaatgtccatctttccccctaaaataAGATGCtcggttttgctgggtaattgattctcagttataatccaagctcttttaccttccagaatatcatattcctagtACTACAAGACCTTAATGTAGAccctgctaaatcctgtgtactGTAGTGACACAATAATTGAAATGTTTCTTTGTggctgtttataatatttttttctttgacttgggagttgtgaaaattggctataatattcctgggagtttttatttggggatctctttcatgaggtgatcagtgaatcccttcaatatctattttactctctgtgCCTAAGATCTCAGGGTGATttttctggattatttcttgaaaaatgaaatctaagttcttttcctggtcatggctttgaggtaacccaataattttaaattatctcttctggatctgttttccagatcagttgttttcaatgagatattccacattttcttctactttttcatcattttgatttttttgttttattttttcttgatttctcacaaaatcatcagagTCCCTtagttctattctacatttgaaggagttattttcttcagaagcTTTCtgatctcctttttcatctggccaattctgctttttaaggcatccttCTCCTCTTTGgccttttggactactttttccattggacctaaactggtttttacgatgccattttcttcagtatttttgttatctccttcaccaagctgctgacttgattttcatgattttcctgcattgctctcattcctctttccaatttttcttctacctcccttacttgctttttaaaattttttgagcttttccatagcctgagaccaattgttatttttcttgaaggctttagagaagctttgactttgtcatcttttgagtgtatattttgatcctccatgtggccaaagtaattttctatcgtcagattctttttttccattgtttgttcatttccccagcctattaTCTGATTTTAACTTACTTCCAAAGCCTTATAAGAGGCTCTTAcagctctcctggcctgtgctctggtctgtggatgatcacaagcactcccctcttccctggagctctGAGGAGGGTCCTTGCTTCTCTATGATAGTATGATctccagactgtgacctggatctgataatgggcaaagcagcagagtcctgccctaaGGATCGCAGAGAGACTTCTTCAGTCTCTCCCAACTCTTTTACTCTCTGTGGGCTGAGCcctctggaagcaactgctgggtggctctgAATTTCCCAGGTGGGGCTGCATTGAGGCCTAAACTGACCGGGTCTAAGTAATCACTATAGTAGGATACAGTTTTTCTGGTTGACCTTTCAATTTGTACTTGGTGATCCCTAGACTGGAAGGTCTGGAAACTACTCCTGCTGTCACTCCAGgagcccccagggacccaggtgtccTGTGacctgttcctggaaggctggagatGATTTTCTCTGGCATGACTTGGGCTGTTCTGCAGCTATTTTCAACCCTGGTGCCAGTGAAATAGAACGTTCCTGCAGATCTTCCTTGTCTCgcattggaaaattgtttcactcagactTTATgtaggttctgccactctagaatttggttagagtcataatttgatggcatttggagttttctgggtAAGAGTTTCTGTGAATTCCTGTTTCCACCACaccccctcatgatttcttatagaacaacattcctccataacattcatgtaccataacttgttcagtcattttccaaatgatggaCATGCCCtccatttataattcttttctactccaaaaagaactgctataaatatttttgaacatgtgagactttttccattttttatgatttctttgggatattgaCCTAGTATTTGGTATTGCAGTTCAAAAGGTATGatctgttttattgctttttgagtaTAGTTCCCGAATCAAAATACTTTTGACAAGAGATGGGGTGAAagcaaaaagagagaagaataaacagGGGGAAATTTGGATGAAAGAAATATGCactaatcataactgtgaaaaaaatgtaCTGCGAGTTTCTCTGAAAAgacatttcccaaatatatagagaattgagtaaaatttataagaatgcaaatgATTCCCTAATTGTTAAATACTCAAAGGATGTGACCAGGTGGtgttcaaaaagaaaattgaagaagtcaaaattgtctattgtcacataaaatgctctaaatcattattgattatagacatgcaaattgaaacaatattACACCCATCGGTTTGGGTAatgtgacagaaaatgaaaatgacaaatgtcggaagggatgtgggaaaattgagatatGAAAGCACTATTGTtcaagttgtgaactgattcaaccattctagagggaaatttggaactatgttcaaaaaaagctataaaaccatgtataccctttgactcagcaagaCAAGTTAATAGATGCATGTGGAGAAAAATCTAGCATgtcataatgaaaaatatatgagACATCAAAGCTAGTCCTGGCTTTAACTAGTTTTATATGTCTCTCTACTTcttgggacctcagtttccttttctatgaaGTAAATGATTTGGACTAGAGCTTCTTTAGGGTTCCACCTATCCATCTGGGCCTTTACTTCTATTATTAATCTTCTTTCTATTCTGTGGTATTTggggggacttctggccaaggtggtggagagaagacaagcactgtgCAAAGGGCTCCTGATCTTTCCTTATTATATagtatgaaacaaacctcttaacagaaatttgattgacaaaacccagaaaaagaagctagaagaagaacatctacctcaaggtttgtcttcaggGATCCTGGTTGAGCCAGGCACAGAGAGCAGAAACCAGAAGGGGTGAGAGCCAGACTAGCCCAGGTTCTGCCGTGGAAGCATTGACTGTGGGAGCCAGGTCCAAGAGCCAACTGGGGCAtagaggctttggctgtgggactgatggtctggggtgctctggcagggctggagggagagttctagAGCAGAGAGTTGCAGATATCTATCcactgggctcctctggtctggtgAACCTCAAACTCCAAACTTTCACTTCAgctgagtcctcttcccagaacacagtaacagcccatccaccccccaggctcaggtgtgggtaGCAGCACCCTCAGCTGGGAGTAGGGAAAGTAATTGCCTTGCCCCAGGtcatagcccacattgttcaaggataatagCAGCACCACCCACCCTCTCCAGGCCAAGGTAAAGGACCTCAAATCAAGATCACTTGATTTGTCacaagacactccagagaaagcaatcagtaccccctactggctggcccaggtggagttattaaactcagtgaataaagcctccagggatctcaacaccaaacttctgtgaaccagcccctcccataacacaagatctcaggaaaatgaagaaaggccattgaagGGGGTTGATTGAAAGCTACCTCAAAGGTAAATACCCTatctcagagagatctagaacctctgaggagaatatgatttgctccccagcccagaaagacttccttgaagaaatcaggaaggagtttaaaaatcaattggaaaatttgggagagaaaattaacaccttgcaataagaaagcaaattcttggaaaaaaacaattggacaaatgcaaaaagaaaataattctttcagagcttcaattggtcaaatggaaaactctttcaaaaacagaattgactaattagaaaaggagttgcaagaaaattcttctctattctgtggaatttcatatatatttacaaatatttattatatattctttaatatatatttatatgttgtttcactctttgagagcagagactgtttttgattttttttattcttttttaaaaattcccagcACCTAGtaatagtgcctggcacatagcagacatttaataaatgctttgttaaTTGATTAAAGGTGTTTTCCAAACACAAAATCCCAATAACTATATTAATTAGAATGTTGCTTAATAAGTACTTCTTTGATTGATTTTTGTGTGACTTAAGAAGAGGAGGTTAATTCCATATCAACTTGGGAGTTTGATTGACAAAACACAATTATTCCAGTTTCTGAAAACCTTTCCgatcttcattttctcctttactgaaagaaagaaaagaagtatgtATATTTAGGAGTGAATAAGGCAGTGTTCTTTGTGTATACTGATGACTTAATTAAAGGAACTGATTATGGAATTGGCAGTCTCCTTtttcttcaattgggcaaatgcaaaaagaaaatgatctctcaaatcctcaattggacaaatgcaaaaaggaaatgaatctcTCAAAATACATTTAGGCAAATTAGAAAAATcctccaaaaatagaatggaccaactggaaaaggagctgcaaaagataaatgaagaaaaatcttctcttaaaaaaaatggaatcggCAGaatctaatgacttcataagacaacaaaaattgtgttaaacaaaaccaaaagatcaaaaaaaatagaaaagaaatagaaaatacctcatcagtaaagccttcagaacaggtcaagaagggagaatctgagaattataggccttcctgaaaatattgaagagagaaaaaggctggacttaatattacagatttagtgatggaaaattgctctgatatcatggcaccagagggcaaaatagttgttgaaagaatacatcaatcccctctggaaagagatcctaaaatgaaaacaccaaggaatgttgtggccaaattccaagactatcagataaaagaagaaatcctgcaagcagcccaaaagaaagaaattaaataccaaggagccacagtaagtattatgCAGAACCTGGCCACAACAACTTTAAGGGATCCAagtgcctggaatgagatatttcaaagagcaagggagtttggaatgcagccaagaatccactaccctgaaaagctaagccttctcttccaagggaaaaaatggacattttaatgaaataagagatttccaagattttatgatgaaaataccagagctacatagaaaatttggacatcgaacaggaggttcaagagactcatgaaaaggacaaaaaaaaactgctatacattaagatgaaactgactatataccCAATTGGgacaaagattctcataactcttgaaaactgtaactccattaaagagaatatacatagccagaagtgggacactcataacttttctgtgactcagatagaatgatttaaaaacaatacctccttaaaaaggtggggagtaaggagaagggaggttggagggagactgaaaggggtaaatctcattatatcaagaggtacaaaacacctattgtaattgagggaaagaagggaggaggtgagaaccacctgaatcctcatctcatcagacttggcttaaagttaacttggacacacttaatcaagttaagaaacttatcttacctttcaagcattaaaagggggagaggggaggggagatggggagggggagaaaagggggaactaacagaaggaagggaagaaggagaaatgggaaagggggaataaaggggagggggtttGCTATaaaagggtaaacacactgaaggtggtggtattcagaaacaaaatactgtgtaatatggataaagggaaaaaaggaaaatacaaacagaaggaagatagcatggagggttaGTAACTTTAAGAGTTagtaatttatacatataattataattattgagagttagtaattataactttgaatgtgaatgggatgaactctcacttaAAACTTAAGcagaggggcagataggtggccctggagtcaggagtacctgagttcaaatcaggcctcagacacttaataattacctagctgtgtggacttaagcaagccacttaaccccaatgccttgcaaaaacctaaacaacaaaaaaataaatgtaagcagataacagagtggattaaaaatcagaatcctacaatatgctgcttaaaagaaactcatttgaatcagcgagatacatatag from Macrotis lagotis isolate mMagLag1 chromosome 4, bilby.v1.9.chrom.fasta, whole genome shotgun sequence includes the following:
- the LOC141520129 gene encoding olfactory receptor 4E1-like, with translation MEEAILPNQTSVSYFRLRGLSTNEKIQMTVFAVFLIFYILTLMGNILIVITIIYDRRLHTPMYFFLSNLSFIDVCHSTVTVPKMLVDTWSEEKLISFDECVVQMFFLHLFACTEIFLLTVMAYDRYVAICNPLHYMTVMNWKVCVLLAAALWIGGTIHSVAFTSLTITLPYCGPDEIDNFFCDVPQVIKLACTDTRIIEILIVSNSGLISVVCFIVLLVSYAVILVSLRKRISSGRRKALSTCAAHLTVVTLFLGHCIFIYSRPSISLPEDKIVSAFFAAITPFLNPLIYTLRNEDMKSALYKLTGRKEGKEEK